The segment TGGAAGTCCTTTTAAATATCCAAAAGATTATAATCCGCCTGTTCATCAGATGATTTTCCCAGTGCCGCTGACGACGTTTGTTAAAAAATACTCTAGCAGTGTACGAAATATCTCTGGGGCTTCGCCAGCCGCGATACGTAAAGAAATCGCATCTGGAAATACAGTTGCAGCTTATGTGACTTCCTATGATCCTATCAAGCAAGATTTCAAAGCGGCCAACTGGCATTACTTCCCTAATTTCAGCGGAAACGGATTGTTGAATCAACATGTTGTTACTGTAGACGGCTATCGCTATTTCAATAACGGTAAAGGTGGTCAATACCATATCGTTGATCCTTATCGCGGTATCTATTGGATCGATGCCAATAAATTTGAACGGTCCTACAAACTTCGAAACTTTGCGTTAGCGATCTGATTGAAGCCGATAAATTTTTGAATAGATTTAGAAAAACATAAAACCATACCCGGCTGTCAGTTGAAACAACTTCCAGTCGGGTATGGTTTTCTTCTTATGTTTACATTGTAATTAGAATCATTATTTTATCAGCTGTTTTGTTTTCTTTCCTAATGTAAAAAGCGTTTGGCGAAGAATCTCTATAATAATCGATACCGCAAACACGATAAACACTACAGCAAATATTTGTAAAACCAATGTTTGGCTATTGTAATTTTCTGCCAAACTGCTCCAATGATCCCAAATAAGTGGTCGAATCATTTTATTATCATGAAATAAATAAACACCAAACATCGTTCCAGCCAGATAATTGATTCCTTTATTGGTAAAAGGCTTCATTTGAGCAAAGAACAAAAACAGAGAAATCGACATAACGAAAATCAAAACAGAATCTTGAGCGGCAAGATATGTTGAAACAGTCTTGATTTCCGGATAGATACCTTTGATCAAATTCATTGTTAGAATGCTGCCATATAACAATGTTAACCCGCTGAAGAACAAAAGAAAGCAGTTTTTAGCAGGCAGGATCTCCTCTTTATATTTTTTAAAAAATCCAACTGTTAAATATAAAAAGACAAACCAAATCACATTACTGCCGAATTGAATATTCATCAAAGTCTTTGCGCCGCAAAAAATACCAAACAATACCAGCAATAGATTTCGAAGATCTTTATAAGACATTTTTTGGACCGCTTGTGACAAAAAAGGCGCCAGTGCTAATAAGATCAAATAATTAGTCGCAAACCAGTAACGATACGTCAACACGGGAAGAACCGCTTCAACAATGATTTTCAAATCTAACTTTAAATCACCAAACAGCAGCATGATGACCGTGATTCCTATCGTATAACAAGCGATCGTTAGCCATGTCTTCTTGATCCGTTTCCAACTGAATGATTTATCAATCAAAAACCAGGCAGTGATCATAATGAACAGATTACTGCCTAATTTTCCTCCCACACTTAAAAATTGCACAACATATTGATTTGACAAAAAGCTGGTCGTATTGGGCCAATCAGTATGAACAACACTATGATGCAGAACGATCAAAAACATACTGATGATTCGCAACAGTTCAAAGGTCGAATTTCGTGTCTGTTTTTTCATCGTTTCATTTCCTCGTCAAACATCGCGATTGCTTTTCGATTATATGCTATGGGATCAAAAGCTTTCGTTGCTGGTTTTTCCTTCAAATATTTTTCCAGATCTCTCGCGATAGATCCAGCGTCCGTTCCATGGATGTAATTTCCATACTGCTTTCCTAGAACAGATTGGTTTGCTGGGATATCTGTCGCAATGACTGGCATCCCTAGAGTCAATGCCTCTAAAAGAACCATCGGCTGTCCTTCATACACAGAAGATAATATGAACAGGTCACATTGCCTCATGATCTTGAAAGGTTCCTCTTTATGTCCAAGCAGGAAGATCTTGTCTTGCATCTCCAACTCATAAATGACTTGCAGCAGATCATTTTTCAGATCCCCATCTCCTAAGATATACAGACGAATATCAGGGTTGTTCTCAGATACTTCAGCAAACCCACGGATCAGAGCCTCTTGATTTTTTTCCGGAGAAAGTCGTCCCATCGTAACGATATTATAATAAGCAGTATCGATCGGCGCGATTTCTTTCCCAAAAATATCAGTAAACAGATCATCATTGTCAGAACGTACCGGTTCATCCGTTGATACTACATCCTCGATATCACTAAATGACGCTGCTTCTACCCATGCGTTGGCGCCAGAAAAATCGGCAAATACATACCGTTTATCTGCGGCAGTCGCTTCTTTGCTGATCATCGCTCTTTGACCAAGAAAAGCGCTAAAATCTAGTTGTATCTTTTCACTAAATGTAGTTTTTGGCGGTTCGGTCCAAGCAGCAGTTGGTATATCTATCAGTTTACCGCTTTTTTCAACCAATTGATAAGAATCAGTGATTCCTAATTCAGACCGATTTCTTCGATAGAATAATTGTTTAGCGACGGAAATCCCACGGAGATCATGGATATTTGCAATATATTTCTCCATCACCCATCCTAAAGGGCCGTTTTGATTTTCAATGAAATAAAAGATGCCAGTGTCTGAAACGATTTTTTTCGATAAAAAGGCATAGGTTCTTTCCAGATACTCTAAAGGTGAAACGATATTTTCCAAATGATGGACATCTTGATAAATATACCCGCCCTTTGTTTTAGTGACTGTTGCTATTTGGCAAAGATCTGTTACTTTCGCCTCCATGACCTTTTGAGGGATCAATAAGTCAGTTGCCAACCAACCGGCATAGACACTATTGATAGTAATCTTTGAATAAGAGTTGTGTGTAATTGGATCATCAAACTGCGCCAGTACATAGATCAAGCTTTCAGCAGTGATCAGCCGTTCCTCAAAATTTCTGGAGCATACAGACTGAAGATTTTTTGCGATCTGATAATTGCCAGTTTGTCGAACATTGGCTAGATAGCGCTGATTGTCCAAAGATATCTGTTCTACTTGTGTCTCTTTGTGTGTTTTTCCTAAAACCTTGTCCAAATCAATAGTATTCGTGGTATAGCCCATCTGTTCTGGAGTAACATATTGTGCCAGATGCTCTTTGTTGACCAGCATCGTTTCTTTAGAGACACTCAGAATACGATCAAAGCGATAATAAATAGAAAATAAAGCTGGTAAACTTTTTTCATGAGGCCTTTTCCCGTTGATCACTTTTTGCGAATCAGTGAACAGATCATTATGCTGAAAGACGACTTTTTTTCTAGCCTCCATCGCGCTGATCAGTTTGCCCCAATAAAAGCTGTAGCCGCTAAAATCAATGGCTGCATCAAAAGCTGCACCGCCGATTATTCGACGTGCCTCTCTCTGATAGGCTTTTTCTGGATAGAATCGCCGCAACGCTTTTTTCAAAGTAAATTCTTGGATCCAGCTGTTGCGGAATACTTCACTTCTGGTATAGATAGGCGCTCCCGGACGGAATAGAAAACGTACATTGGGATTTACTTTAGCCAAATTTTGGAATTCCTCATCAGAAACCGGGCGTGCCAACAACAGTGAGACATCATAATTTTGATAATCCAAGTTATTGGTCAAGTTAATAAAGCTGGTAGTAATACCATTGTTTTTCATTCTCCCAGGATAGATCAGCAATTTTTCTTTGTCAGATGAGAGGTGATGTTCTGTTATCATCTGTGATTTTTTTCCAAAGAAGATCCGTGCGACATATCGGGCTGTAGTGTTTCCATCATCGTAAGAACAGATTTGTTCTTTCATCTTTTGATAAACAGGCTGATATTTTTCCGATTCTGCATTAATATTTCTTATCGCCTCGATCAATTCATGGATGTTTTCGGTAATTGGTCCTGGCAGTTCCGATTCGCTAAAATACATCCCGCGATCAGCATCATAAAGATCTCGATCCCACGCGTAAAAAACGATTGGGCGATCGGTAACTAAAAAATCAAAGAAAATGCTGGAATAATCTGTCACTAAAAGATCAACAGCTGCCAATACTTCATTGGGATCAAAAGAATCAGGAACTAAAATCGAAGCAATCTTTGGTATTTCTCGCATACTTTCATAGATATACGGATGGACTTTGATCAAGAAATTATACTGGTCTTTGAACGTTTCCTTTAAGATCAAGGACTCTTGGACGATTTGCTGCTGATCGTTCAAAGGATTAACGATTGAACTGCCCTTCCAGGTAGGTGTATATAAGATCGTCGGCAACGCAGGATCGATTTCCAGACCTACAGAAATTAATTTTTCATAGACTGAATCAGCAGGGCTATTGAATGTATTATCGATCCGAGGATAGCCTCCCTCTAAAATCGTACCGCTATAGATTCCGTTTAAGCGATAACTTTCAGAAAAGATTTTTGTCGTATGAGGATTTGGAGAAAGCATAAAGTCTGTCATCAGAAAATTCCGCAATACATTTTGCGAATGTGACGGGTCACCGGGAATATCAAAACCCATGTATTTCAAAGGCGTTCCATGCCACGTGTTGATGTATACCTGCCCTTCTTTTTTAGAAAAGAAAGATTGAAAAGTCGCATTATTGATCAGGTATTCCGCTGTCAACAACCAGTTCAAATACTTTTTGGAATTTCTTACAACAAATTCCACTTTATCAGGATATTGTTTCTGGATCGTTTGGATCAATGGGTAATTCAAATCTGTAACGACCCAGATATGATGAAAATCTTGAAATTCGTCTTTATTGATCAAATATTGAAAAATCGCATAAGGTGAATCAACGATGGATTGTCCATCCCGTACTTCATATAAAATCGTATTCTTTTTGATTTTGCGTTGATAATTTTTTGCATAGTAATTACGTATAGCGGCATTTTCTGAAAGAAAAGGTTGCAGCATATTTTTTGCCGTTACCGCTAAAAAGTTTTTTACTCCCATGTCATACTCCTTGATTATTCTGCCAATTTGAATGCAACTTTTTCAGCGGCATGTCCATCTTCCCACTGGCAGAAACGTTGATAAAAGTCATTGTATTTCTTTTGATACCCTTTGAAAGCGTCAGATTCTAAAAACGATTGTAATTTTTCGTAAAATTGTTTTTCATCGGTCACGATTGGTCCGGGCACTTCCGCGTAATCAAAATAAAATCCCCGCAGATTTTCTTTATAGTGCTCGTAATCATATGCGTAAAAAAGCATTGGACGTTTGAGGATCGCGTAATCGAACATCACCGAGGAATAATCCGTAATCAATAAATCACTGATCAGATATAAATCATTGATATCTTCATCTATACAGATGCGGATGTTTTCTTCATATCCTTGTACAGAGATCGAATCCCCTACTAAGTAATGTGGACGAATGATTAATGTATCTTCTTTTGCTAAAAGCTGTGTGATTTTTTTCAGATCAAAAGGCATATAGAATCGATAATTGCCTTTACTGATAAAATAGTCATCCCGCCACGTAGGAGCATACAATATGACACGTCCGGTATCTTTTCCTATAATTTGTTTCTTTAAATTATCGATATAGGAAGGATCATCTTTATGCTGCACCAACACATCGTTTCTGGGATAGCCGATATCTAAAAAATGATTCTGAAACTGAAAAGCCCGCTGAAAAATCTCTTTGGAAAATTGGTTAGGTGCAACCAGATAGTCCCAACGTTTCGCTTCTTCAACGAACTCTTGCTTATATACAGCAGTATTCGTTCCGGGTATCGATACATTTTCGATATCCATCCCCAGTTTTTTTAGTGGCGTGCCATGCCATGTTTGGATATAAATAGTTTTCTTATTCTTTTTCAGCCAGATCGGCATACGGGAATTGAAGACCCAATAATTGGCTCTTGTCATCAGCAGCAGCCATTGTAAAGAAAATCGGGAAACAAATTGGATATCGGGAAACTCATGTCGTGCTTCTTGAAGAAACTTCTTTTTGACACCCCATACACACGCAAAATCTGATTGAGATTTTTCCAATGCCAGATAGATAGCATAAGGACTATCAGAAGGTTTTTTCCCATTAAAAGATTCAAAAACAACTGTCTTTGCTTTTACCGGAAAGACAGTTGCACTAAAGTTAAAAAGCATTCGAAAAAGATAACTGATCATTTTCTTCATTATTTATTCCTCATCTTCCACCACAAACTTTTTATCACAAAGACCGGCAATTGAAAGATCCGGCCGATCCGAGCTGGGTTGCTCAATGAACGATAAAGCCATTCTAAATGGTGATCCAAATAAAATTGTGGTGCTCGTTTGACATGACCGCTTAATACATCGAAGCTGCCGCCGACATCTTGAAAAATCGTAGCGTCCACTCGTTTTATATTACGCGCCAACCACTGTTCTTGTCTAGGAAATCCCAATGCAACAAATAAAAAATCAGGTGATGCTTGATTGATCTGATCCACCACCTCATCTTCAGAAAGTGCGGTATAACCATCGATAGCTCCCGCAATCTTCATAGCAGGATACTGCTGTTGCAGATTAGCCATGGCGTCTTGCAAGACTTCCGGCTTAGCGCCATAAAAAAAAGCGCTGCGGCTGTTTTCATTAGCGTATTCCAAAAATTTTTGCATCAATTCAAATCCGGCTACCCGTTCTTTGATTTTGCCGCCTGTCAACTTTGATACAAGTACGATCCCGATACCGTCTGGGATGCGGTGGGTACTTGATTTGATAAATTCGACGACTTCTGGAAAATCTTTCGACTGCGTCGCGATTTGCGGATTGACACTGATGGCAGACATTTTCTTTGATGAATCCAGATAACGGGGCACATCTTCTAATATATCTTCATACGTCAATTGATCCACGGGTATCCCCATGATCCATTCATGCTTCATTTTCTTCCATCCAATTCATTAATTGTTTCATTGCATTCCCTTTGTTGTACTGATTCCAAGTCTGATCGAATCGATCAAGATCCACTGCTTGCATATTTGCTGCTTTTTCCAAAAGCTCATCAAGCGTCACAGCTAACGCTTCAGGCAAGGCATCAAAAAAGCCATCTTGTATCCCCACCGTCTTCTGATACTCTTCAAGATCATAACAGAAAAAGAGCAGTTTTCCTTCTTTGTTGGCTAACGTATATTCAAATGGTACTGAAGAATAATCGGTAATCAGACAATCGATCGAAGGCAGCATCTCTTGCAAAGTAAGGCCTTTAAAATCAGTGATGACTGCCGGATGCTTTTCAAATTTTTGCTGTAAAGCAGGATCATGGGGATGTGCTTTGGCAAACAGCTGCCACTCATCTCCCAGTACAGCAGCTAATCTTGAAAAATCGATAGGATTTTCATTCTCATTCTCTCGATAAGTAGGGACATATAGGAGGCTTTTCTTATTTCCAAAACGCTCTTGGAACTTCTGTTTTGCCTGTTTCAGCCAAGCTTCATCAAAATATCGATCTGCCGGAAGATACCCAAACGGCAAAAATTCCGCATTCGTCACGTGATAACTCTTTTTGAAGATTGTCGTCATTTGATCTGACGCTACCACATAATGAGTCAATCGATCATAAACCTGCTGATAGCGATCCTGATCCTTTTTGGTACTGTTTTTCGCGTAATTGGCTTCTAAACCGAATGTTTTGACGGCTCCGCCTGCATGCCAGATCTGGATGACTTTAGTAGAAGACTCAAACATCGTCCCCCCTAAAAAGGCAAAATAATTATCACAAAGGATCGTTGAAGCGCCTTTCATCAAAGGAATGCTTGACAACAATTCACGAAACGAATCTATCCCATAAATCAAGCAGCCTTTTTTCTGATAATTTGCTGCTAATTCGCGACTGTTCTCAGTATAACAGACCACTAAACGCGACCCGTATTTTTTATATAATTCCGACAAAACCCAGCGGCTCGTCGATGGAAAGCTAAGCAGAAAAATAATTTTATCATTTTTTTCAGCTGGGAGTTTGCTGCGTTGTTCAACTAAAAAAAGATAAAAAGATTTCATGCCAGTTAATAGGACATTTTTCATTGAAAACCTCCCTTGTGCTGTTTCTTATTTTACCTGAAACACCGCTAAAAGAAAACAATTGTAAAGAAACTGTCATATTTGTTTCTGGAAATAGCGGTAAGGACTGTTCACCTATTATTTTTATTAAATGGAAAAAACCTGTTCTGCAGAGAATGACCTCTGATAGAACAGGCTTTGCTTATCTATGATTTAGGTTGGCTTTTTTAGCTGAAAAAATACTTTTCACCGACTGATTGTTTCACATCCGTGCAATCTGCGACTACTGTGTTGTGGGCTTTGTCCCGGTCACAAATATCACAATATTCCACCTCAAAAAGGATTCCTTTATCTGTGACCTTTTTAGCAACACCGACAAATGAGCGTTGGAATTCAGATGGTTTTACTTCATACTTTTTACCGATTTCGATCTCTGTTTTTGTAATCAAATGAAAAACCCCTTTCCTTACTACCTAAACCAATAGTACCATACCAATTGAACTTTTAAAAACAAAAGTGCTGAATTAAACACTAAAAGAACAAAAATATAATGTAGACCATTTTAAGTAAAAAAAATGAAAAGAAAATCCCAAAAATCAATTGTTAGAATCGGTGTTTTTCTATCCTGGCAACGACAAAAAACCGAATGTCGGTTGATGAAGACTGTCGCCAGTTCTGACGACGACAGTCCTGCAAAACTGCAGTTTCACTTTCCAACATTCGGTTAATTATTTATTTTTAAACCTTTTTATGGATAAATACGGTTCAACAAACGTGGGAATGGAATAGCTTCCCGGACGTGTTCGATACCTGAAAGCCAAGTAACCGTCCGCTCTAATCCTAAGCCAAATCCAGCATGAGGTACGGAACCATATTGACGCAAATCAAGGTACCAAGAGTATTCTTTTTCATCCAATCCATGTTTGCGGATTTCTTCTAATAGATATTCATAATCAGTTGCCCGTTCAGAACCGCCGATGATCTCACCGTAACCTTCTGGAGCGATCATATCCGCACAGATCACAAGATCTTCCCGAGTTGGGTGTGGTTTCATATAGAATGGTTTGATTGCTTTCGGATAGTTCAGAATAAAAACAGGCTGATCAAAGGAGTTAGCGATAAAGGTTTCATGTGGTGAACCGAAATCGTCTCCCCACTCGATGTCGTCAAAACCGTTTTTCTTCAATAATTCTACTGCGTCATCATAAGAGATTCTTGGATAAGGCAGTTTCGTATATTTTTCAAGGACTTCACGATCACGACCTAAAACGTGCAATGCATAATCACAATGATCCAATACATTTTGTACAAGATATGCTACGTAACGTTCTTGGATTTCCAAGCTTTCTTCTTGGTGCATGAACGCCATTTCCGGTTCGATCATCCAAAATTCGATCAAATGACGGCGAGTTTTAGATTTTTCAGCACGGAAAGTTGGACCAAAAGAAAATACTTTGCCAAAAGCCATCGCTGATGCTTCCATATATAGCTGACCTGATTGAGATAAATATGCTTTTTGATCAAAATAATTTGTTTCAAAAAGATCGGTTGTACCTTCAGGAGCTGAACCTGTTAAAATCGGCGGATCGATTTTGATGAATCCTTCGTTGTTGAAGAATTCATAGCTGGCACGGATGATCTCATTACGGATCTGCATAATCGCGTGTTGACGAGAAGAACGCAACCATAAATGACGATGGTCCATCAAAAAGTCTGTTCCGTGTTCTTTTGGTGTAATAGGATACTCGTGACTTTCTCCCACAACTTCAATGTCAGTCACACCGATCTCGTAACCGAATTTAGAACGACTGTCTTCACGAATCTCACCAGTAATCCAAACGGCAGTTTCTTGATTAAGATTTTTGGCAGCTTGAAAAATTTCTTCAGCTACTTCGCTTTTTACGACAACACCTTGGAAATAAGCAGTACCGTCACGAAGTTGTAAAAAAGCGATCTTCCCGCTAGAGCGTTTGTTCGCTACCCATGCGCCGATCTTGACTGTTTCGCCCACATGGTTTTTTGCATCGATAATTTGAATTTGTTCCACTAATGTCTCTCCATTCTAATTTTATAGACTCACAAAAATTCTATTACTTTCTTTGTTTATTTTCAACAAAAGAATGAATTCTTGCTACAGCTTTTTCTAACGTTTCCCAATCCGCTGCATAACTGATCCGCAAATGTTCCGGTGCGCCAAATCCGGCACCAGTGACCAATGCCACACCGGCTTCTTCCAAAAGCGCTTCTACGAAATCATTGATATCAGAATAACCGCATAGATCCATCGTTCCTTTTACATTCGGAAATAGATAAAAAGCTCCTTGCGGTTTGCTCAATTCTACTCCTGGGATAGCGGCTACCAATGGATACAATTTATTCAAGCGTTCTTCAAATGCTTGACGCATTTTCTCAGCAGAATCTTGCGGCCCTACCAAAGCTTCTACAGCTGCATATTGGCTGGCGGCAGTCGGATTGCTGGTAGATTGTGAAGCGATGTCGATCATGGCTTGAATGATTTCTTCATCTCCTACTGCAAAACCGATCCGCCAACCGGTCATTGAATAAGTTTTTGACACACCGTTTACGATGATCGTTTGTTTACGAATCGCTTCTGAGATCGTTGTGATGGGAGTGAAGTGATTGCCGTTATAGACAAGGTTTCCATAAATATCATCGGCTACGATCAGAATATCTTTAGCTACCGCCCATTCGCCGATCGCCTGCAATTCCTCTTTGGTATAGATCATCCCTGTCGGATTAGAAGGTGAATTGATAATGATCGCTTTTGTTTTTGGAGAATACACAGCTTCTAACTGCTCAACTGTCACTTTAAGATGATTTTCAGGTTTGCCTTCTACAAAAACTGGTTTACCTTGTGCTAATTTGACTTGTTCTCCATAACTCACCCAATACGGAAGCGGAATGATCACTTCATCATCAGCATCTAAAATCGCTTGAAATAACGCATAAAGAGCAAACTTAGCACCATCAGTCACGATCACCTGTTTCGTATCATACGTTAATCCATAGTTTCTTTTTAAATAATCTGTGACCGCTTGGCACAATTCCGGGATACCGGCAGAAGGCGTATAAAAACTTGCCTTTCCGCTTTTGATAGCTGCAATCGCTGCTTGTTGGATATTTTCCGGAGTATCGAAGTCTGGCTCACCGACTGTCAAACTCAAAATATCCCGTCCTTGTGCTTTCAGCGCTTTGGCTTTGGCAGCGGCAGCCAGGGTTACAGAAGGCTCTAAATTTTTTGCTCTTTGCGATAATTTCATGGAATTCATCCTTTCCGACTATATATTAGATATTCGCGATTTTGTTGACTTCTTCGCCATCTTTGAACGATACCAAATAATAATTCATTCCTTTAGAGGATTGTGTCACAACTTCCCACACCGGTTCGTTTTTAAACAGACCCAGACTCGTTTTTTTAACAGATTCTTGCGGATAAGCTTTATTTATTATTGCCCGCGCTTCCGCTTCAGTGATCCCTTCGTCTTGAGAAAGCAAAGTGATTTTTCCGCCTGATTGAGGGATGATCACTGCGATATCTTGTCCTTTTTTATTTTTTCCAGTCAAACTGAA is part of the Enterococcus mediterraneensis genome and harbors:
- a CDS encoding DUF5590 domain-containing protein, which codes for MIVAAILAAIILFSVIFYVRASRPYRQARSEAVALAEKHADLEETDQFYWFTREKTYFSLTGKNKKGQDIAVIIPQSGGKITLLSQDEGITEAEARAIINKAYPQESVKKTSLGLFKNEPVWEVVTQSSKGMNYYLVSFKDGEEVNKIANI
- a CDS encoding acyltransferase family protein, which translates into the protein MKKQTRNSTFELLRIISMFLIVLHHSVVHTDWPNTTSFLSNQYVVQFLSVGGKLGSNLFIMITAWFLIDKSFSWKRIKKTWLTIACYTIGITVIMLLFGDLKLDLKIIVEAVLPVLTYRYWFATNYLILLALAPFLSQAVQKMSYKDLRNLLLVLFGIFCGAKTLMNIQFGSNVIWFVFLYLTVGFFKKYKEEILPAKNCFLLFFSGLTLLYGSILTMNLIKGIYPEIKTVSTYLAAQDSVLIFVMSISLFLFFAQMKPFTNKGINYLAGTMFGVYLFHDNKMIRPLIWDHWSSLAENYNSQTLVLQIFAVVFIVFAVSIIIEILRQTLFTLGKKTKQLIK
- a CDS encoding pyridoxal phosphate-dependent aminotransferase, which produces MKLSQRAKNLEPSVTLAAAAKAKALKAQGRDILSLTVGEPDFDTPENIQQAAIAAIKSGKASFYTPSAGIPELCQAVTDYLKRNYGLTYDTKQVIVTDGAKFALYALFQAILDADDEVIIPLPYWVSYGEQVKLAQGKPVFVEGKPENHLKVTVEQLEAVYSPKTKAIIINSPSNPTGMIYTKEELQAIGEWAVAKDILIVADDIYGNLVYNGNHFTPITTISEAIRKQTIIVNGVSKTYSMTGWRIGFAVGDEEIIQAMIDIASQSTSNPTAASQYAAVEALVGPQDSAEKMRQAFEERLNKLYPLVAAIPGVELSKPQGAFYLFPNVKGTMDLCGYSDINDFVEALLEEAGVALVTGAGFGAPEHLRISYAADWETLEKAVARIHSFVENKQRK
- the asnS gene encoding asparagine--tRNA ligase → MEQIQIIDAKNHVGETVKIGAWVANKRSSGKIAFLQLRDGTAYFQGVVVKSEVAEEIFQAAKNLNQETAVWITGEIREDSRSKFGYEIGVTDIEVVGESHEYPITPKEHGTDFLMDHRHLWLRSSRQHAIMQIRNEIIRASYEFFNNEGFIKIDPPILTGSAPEGTTDLFETNYFDQKAYLSQSGQLYMEASAMAFGKVFSFGPTFRAEKSKTRRHLIEFWMIEPEMAFMHQEESLEIQERYVAYLVQNVLDHCDYALHVLGRDREVLEKYTKLPYPRISYDDAVELLKKNGFDDIEWGDDFGSPHETFIANSFDQPVFILNYPKAIKPFYMKPHPTREDLVICADMIAPEGYGEIIGGSERATDYEYLLEEIRKHGLDEKEYSWYLDLRQYGSVPHAGFGLGLERTVTWLSGIEHVREAIPFPRLLNRIYP
- a CDS encoding CDP-glycerol glycerophosphotransferase family protein, which produces MKNVLLTGMKSFYLFLVEQRSKLPAEKNDKIIFLLSFPSTSRWVLSELYKKYGSRLVVCYTENSRELAANYQKKGCLIYGIDSFRELLSSIPLMKGASTILCDNYFAFLGGTMFESSTKVIQIWHAGGAVKTFGLEANYAKNSTKKDQDRYQQVYDRLTHYVVASDQMTTIFKKSYHVTNAEFLPFGYLPADRYFDEAWLKQAKQKFQERFGNKKSLLYVPTYRENENENPIDFSRLAAVLGDEWQLFAKAHPHDPALQQKFEKHPAVITDFKGLTLQEMLPSIDCLITDYSSVPFEYTLANKEGKLLFFCYDLEEYQKTVGIQDGFFDALPEALAVTLDELLEKAANMQAVDLDRFDQTWNQYNKGNAMKQLMNWMEENEA
- a CDS encoding CDP-glycerol glycerophosphotransferase family protein; amino-acid sequence: MKKMISYLFRMLFNFSATVFPVKAKTVVFESFNGKKPSDSPYAIYLALEKSQSDFACVWGVKKKFLQEARHEFPDIQFVSRFSLQWLLLMTRANYWVFNSRMPIWLKKNKKTIYIQTWHGTPLKKLGMDIENVSIPGTNTAVYKQEFVEEAKRWDYLVAPNQFSKEIFQRAFQFQNHFLDIGYPRNDVLVQHKDDPSYIDNLKKQIIGKDTGRVILYAPTWRDDYFISKGNYRFYMPFDLKKITQLLAKEDTLIIRPHYLVGDSISVQGYEENIRICIDEDINDLYLISDLLITDYSSVMFDYAILKRPMLFYAYDYEHYKENLRGFYFDYAEVPGPIVTDEKQFYEKLQSFLESDAFKGYQKKYNDFYQRFCQWEDGHAAEKVAFKLAE
- a CDS encoding WecB/TagA/CpsF family glycosyltransferase, producing the protein MKHEWIMGIPVDQLTYEDILEDVPRYLDSSKKMSAISVNPQIATQSKDFPEVVEFIKSSTHRIPDGIGIVLVSKLTGGKIKERVAGFELMQKFLEYANENSRSAFFYGAKPEVLQDAMANLQQQYPAMKIAGAIDGYTALSEDEVVDQINQASPDFLFVALGFPRQEQWLARNIKRVDATIFQDVGGSFDVLSGHVKRAPQFYLDHHLEWLYRSLSNPARIGRIFQLPVFVIKSLWWKMRNK
- a CDS encoding transcription antitermination protein — its product is MITKTEIEIGKKYEVKPSEFQRSFVGVAKKVTDKGILFEVEYCDICDRDKAHNTVVADCTDVKQSVGEKYFFS
- a CDS encoding CDP-glycerol glycerophosphotransferase family protein, producing the protein MGVKNFLAVTAKNMLQPFLSENAAIRNYYAKNYQRKIKKNTILYEVRDGQSIVDSPYAIFQYLINKDEFQDFHHIWVVTDLNYPLIQTIQKQYPDKVEFVVRNSKKYLNWLLTAEYLINNATFQSFFSKKEGQVYINTWHGTPLKYMGFDIPGDPSHSQNVLRNFLMTDFMLSPNPHTTKIFSESYRLNGIYSGTILEGGYPRIDNTFNSPADSVYEKLISVGLEIDPALPTILYTPTWKGSSIVNPLNDQQQIVQESLILKETFKDQYNFLIKVHPYIYESMREIPKIASILVPDSFDPNEVLAAVDLLVTDYSSIFFDFLVTDRPIVFYAWDRDLYDADRGMYFSESELPGPITENIHELIEAIRNINAESEKYQPVYQKMKEQICSYDDGNTTARYVARIFFGKKSQMITEHHLSSDKEKLLIYPGRMKNNGITTSFINLTNNLDYQNYDVSLLLARPVSDEEFQNLAKVNPNVRFLFRPGAPIYTRSEVFRNSWIQEFTLKKALRRFYPEKAYQREARRIIGGAAFDAAIDFSGYSFYWGKLISAMEARKKVVFQHNDLFTDSQKVINGKRPHEKSLPALFSIYYRFDRILSVSKETMLVNKEHLAQYVTPEQMGYTTNTIDLDKVLGKTHKETQVEQISLDNQRYLANVRQTGNYQIAKNLQSVCSRNFEERLITAESLIYVLAQFDDPITHNSYSKITINSVYAGWLATDLLIPQKVMEAKVTDLCQIATVTKTKGGYIYQDVHHLENIVSPLEYLERTYAFLSKKIVSDTGIFYFIENQNGPLGWVMEKYIANIHDLRGISVAKQLFYRRNRSELGITDSYQLVEKSGKLIDIPTAAWTEPPKTTFSEKIQLDFSAFLGQRAMISKEATAADKRYVFADFSGANAWVEAASFSDIEDVVSTDEPVRSDNDDLFTDIFGKEIAPIDTAYYNIVTMGRLSPEKNQEALIRGFAEVSENNPDIRLYILGDGDLKNDLLQVIYELEMQDKIFLLGHKEEPFKIMRQCDLFILSSVYEGQPMVLLEALTLGMPVIATDIPANQSVLGKQYGNYIHGTDAGSIARDLEKYLKEKPATKAFDPIAYNRKAIAMFDEEMKR